The DNA region GACAGTGTCTCTGAAGGTATCGCAAACTATGGAGGGAAGATAATAGCTGTTGAGACAGATTTGAAGAAGCTGGGTAAGTTGGGGTTCAAACGGAAGTAAGAGCTACAGGGAGGAGGTGAAACATTTGTGTAATTCATTGTGTACACTTTTTTCAGATGACCAAACGGGGGCCAAGTCGGAGAACACCACGACGGAGATCCAGACTTTTAAGAATAACATCAGATCTCTTCAAAGGCAACTGTCTGTGGTGGAGGAACGCATCCACAGTGATCAGGTTAAGCTAAGCCAGCTGCAGGGCATTGACTCAGACATTCAGAGTAGCCAGGGCTCCATCCAGGGACTGCTAGATGGCAACGCAGCTAACTTGCGCTCTGTAAACGGCACCCTGCAGTCTTACGGCAGCATGATTGAGGGTCTGCAGGATGACACAGCCAGACTGCAGAGAGATCTTCAGCAGCAGATAAGGCTCCAAAACCAGGCGTTGACCAGCATCAGCAGCCTCAACCTCACCCAGGCCCAGCAGAGAGGTCTGATTGCTGCTCTGCAGCGCTCAGTGGATGACACCAGCCAGGCCATCCAGAAAATGCGTATTGACTTTCAGAGCCTTGAACAGACGGTCCGGCAGACGCGCTCTGATACTGAGTGGCTTCGAGGTAAAGTGGAGAACTTGCAAATCTTGGCTAGTAATGCCTCAGCTCTAGCAAAGGCCAACAACGACAGCCTTGAGGATGTGGGATCGCAGCTTACTTACATGGCCAGTCAACTGCAGAACACCAGCAGCCTGGCTGAAGCTCATGACCAGACCTTGCGGGAGATAATGGACCAGCAGAGGGACTTTGGCAACTTTACGTCCACTAAGTTCGACCGGCTGGAGGTACGGCTTGATGAGTCGGAGCAAAGTATGGACCGTGTGACTGGAAACATCAGCTTCACCACGCAGCTCTTGGGCGCCATCAACCTTAACCTGAACGAGTTGCGCACTTGTTCAGAGACAGTCGGCCGACACTCAGACTTCTTGTTACACCTGAACAGCAGTGTGACGGATGTGAGGACAGACTCGACCAGTCTTAAGTCCCAACAGGAGGAGCTGGCAGCTCGTCTGGACAAGGAGGTCAACAACCTCTCTATGGTCATGGAGGAGATGAAACTGGTGGACAGCAAGCATTCCCAACTAATAACCAACTTCACTATTTTACAGGGTGAGGCACTTACAGCgtcactgtgtgtttgacattttgggaaatgcaaTCAGTCTTTGCTTATCGCAAAGAGTGACTTGTGAGGATAGATATGGCAGCAAGTATGAAGTTAGAGCCAGCAGCCTGGTAgcttagcctagcttagcaccAAGCTAAAAACTGGGGGAAAGGGAAAGTAGGCCAGGCTAACTGGCTGCTGGCTGTAGTTTCAAACTCACTGTCGCTCTCGCTCTTAGAAACAACGATACGCTGTTTCTTCCAAAATTTTGCTCCATCCTTAAAAAACTACTTAGTTTGTTTAACtagtgtgttttatgtttcaggCCCTCCTGGTCCCAGAGGGCCACGAGGAGACAAAGGACCTCAGGGACCACCTGGTCAGACTGGtcaaaagggagagagaggggaaaaaggtgCCCCGGGCATTCGAGGATCCAGAGGTGAACAGGGTCTTCCAGGATCACCAGGTCTGATAGGGTTAAAGGGTCTCCCAGGCACACCTGGCATTCCAGGATCCAAGGGCTCCCGAGGATCAGGAGGGAGGGCTGGACCTCCCGGAGCTAAAGGGGAGCCAGGCACTGCTGGTTTGCCTGGAAGAGACGGACAGCCTGGTCCTCAGGGGGCACAGGGCCCGCCAGGTATCAGAGGCTCTGTGGGGCCAGCTGGGGAGCAGGGGCCAAGGGGACTACCGGGGCCAGTGGGGCCTCCGGGACCACCTGGACCACCAGGACAGCCTGGAATTCAGTATCGGAGTTCAGTCATTCCTTTGGGccctgtgtctctgcaggatgAGGCAGTGGTTCCTACACTATGGGCCCCTGGTGAGACTCTactcattcatttcagtttgaagataaaacaataaaatcattttcattttagtaaaatctgattaaatTCAGTGATGAAAAACTGGTTGGCTCTGATTCAActaaaattaatttatattagTCGATCAAAAAATGTCCTGGTTAGTAGAACCCTTTTACTAGAAGATCTTTGTTGTGACGTTTGTTGTATCATCCcataaattaatataataatagatcaaaaaattgttgaaaattttttgaaaatgctttttcacTTTGGTGCTGAGAGTTAAATGAGATAAGAATTTATACAGTACAGCGTTGCGGTAAGTCTAGCTAACTGGTATCGACTAAACTTTTAAGAATTTTAGGTTCGTATTTGACTTTTCACATTAACTCAACTTAGTTAATTACACAACTTACCATCTTGTGATATTTTTTGAGTTGTTGATTTGCTCATTGTTTTCGCAGGGTGCCCTGTCGAGTGGGTAAATTATAGAGACAAGTGCTACTTTTTCTCCAAAGAGCTGCACAGTTTTGATGACTCAAAAGAAATTTGTGAATCCAAGTCTGCTTCTTTGTTGATCATCAATGATATGGAAGAACAGGTGACTGATTATAATCAAATGATTTTTACAACTTATAAGGCCCTAATTTGACCTGTTTACTGAAAGTAAAGCGTATCGTGGCACTGACTCGTTGATTTTTCTATCCTCATATGACCTCAGAGATGGCTGAAGAAGCAGATGTTTGGAAAAGGTTACTTCTGGATGGGTCTGACCgacagggaggaagagaacGTGTGGCGCTGGCTGGACGGGACTGAACCTGCTTTCACGTCAGTatgaaaccaaaaacatcttTCATGAAAAGGATTTTCTGTACTTGGGATTGATATTTTGTTTCaaagctgatttttttctttccaataaTAACAACAAGCAGAATCACCAAGTACCGTTAAGCTGTTAACTAAGCTAAGTTTTCAATTATATGAAATGgtacaaaataaacattcaaGTTCTTTTCTGGTACTTTCAGACTGCATATTTCTGCAGCCAAAGGGAATAGTTTGAAATTTAAACCTGGTTAACCAACGACAAATCTTACCAAATTgcaaataaaggaaacaaacacagctgtgatGTACATGAAAGCAGCACTAATGTAAAAGAGAACGTAGCACTGGGAGTCTGGTTAATCTCAATGAGCTACACTTCTATCTAACTACTGCAGATTAAAGAATAGTCAGTGGTGGTGATTCAACTTTGCTGTTCTCCTTCTGTCCCACCTAAATCTGAGGTATGATCGCCCCCTGTTGTTTACTGTAGGAAGTGGAAACCAGGTCAGCCTGACAACTGGAGCCACGGACATGAAATTGGAGAAGACTGTGCAGGTCTCATCCATGAAGGTTTATGGAACGATTTCCTCTGTGAAGATCTCATAAGCTACATCTGCGAGAAGGAGATGGAGACCTGTATGTCCATTTCTGTCTTACTTTGTACCTCTTTTTGTCTCAGTTTTTTTCATAATATATTGAGAAAAATGTTCTGCTGTGTCCTCTTTTCCTGCAGCAAGATCCCTTGGATCGTAGTGATGTCTTGAAAGCGAGCTTGCAGTGAGCAGCTAGACTTCACCCATGTGGCACTGGTCCACTGACACGGCACATGGAGAGTCCATACGGAGAGAGCAAAGGGACATTTTGAAACAAGCccatggctgcagcagcagtcgTCTCTGCATTGCTGAAGAGACGCCCTTCTCCTCCAAAGTGAAGCCAGTCCAACTTTACCAGCGAGTGCAATACAGCAGGGCGaccagagaaggaggagaatcttttttttttttaaactaccaAATCATccaatgatatatatatatatatacacacacatatatatattgtggttatttgaaatacattttataaaactgTATTCCATGCGCAACTGAATATCTGAATGTATATATTAATATGCAACTTTTATAGGAAAACATAAATTCTATGAAGCGAGAAGGACTCACCGTAGTGCCTTTCACATGACATTGTCTTGAGAATGAAATGAGTATAAAAGGTGCAAAATGAGGCATAAAAACATGTTGCTGATATGCTATCTTTGGGACCTGTTATCTAACCTTATGAATGTTTATatatcatttacatttatatgaGTAGGAATAAATGATGTACTTTGACATAAATACAGGAAAAGTGCCACAATCACCTTGAGTTTTTGTTCAAAACGACAGGTTTACATGTAATACTCTGTGTATGATACAGTATTTTGTTATtatgagatttatttttcctttatacAAACATACCTGTGTTTATATATAATCTGTGGATCCTACCTACTAATGgaaaatgtgccattttctgCACTCAggtatttcctgttttaaaaaaaataaacaaaacacacttgatttcaaaaacattatgagagatgaaggaaaataaatatgtaaaaccCAAGAGATGATTGTATGTTTGACTTATTCATACAATTtacacacaaattcaaataatgaaaaatcagGTGGCTGACATTAAAGTTTCAACTTGAAGGTCATCACACAACTCTCCACATTATTGTAGAATTTAGTTTATTGGTTTTGCACAAAAAggtattttcacatttctattacttttcttgaaaaatatcttttccagagttatttcttattttattatttttctatcaGTATAAGCAAAGCGGTAGACTCTTGGATGACCTTTGCAGTTCATTGACTAACATTTCCTCTCAGTCAtttcacatccttttttttcctgctttaggTCATAGTTACTCCTTGAGCTGCACAGAAGACTGAAATGATCGTACATTAGCACCTTTAGTCGGAGGGAAACTTACTACGTCTCTATGAACATGGACATCAgattctgtgtttaaaaaaaaaaacaaacaaagcagcgACTGTGAAGTTGAGGTTTACCTCCCCTACAGTGgttttaaagacaaacaaataaatcactgcTACTTTTTGAGGGCTCAAATTAATTTTAAGATTAACTCTTGTAAATTAATTTGACATGGCAAACGTTAAATCAACATAAAAGAATGCAGGAGCCGAGCGAAGCGTACAAAATGTTAAGTTTGAGCTGTGCTTGCTCTAAGTGATACCATATGAGAAGAAATTACCCTTAAGAAATACGCTTTCTATTACCTGCTTATTTCACATTGCATCATTTACATACAAGGTCAAACAATCATACACAAAAGAAGCAGCATATTGTCTAAATGTAGATTTATTGTTGAGGTATGATTGAACTATGaatattttctcatttgaaaCCTTCTCCTGTACAGTCATACTATTTTTATATAAAGTCTGAGGTGGAatacatcttaaaaaaaaagaagaaaaaaaaaaaacgccaatTGTGTAGGTGGACATTGTTGTTGGGGCAACTCAATAGACAAGCCTTACAATCTTCTTCCcatgtttcatttcacatttccctGGAAGCCTCTCTTTGCCTCTTTCACCTGCAGTGCAGTGGCTCATATTTTTCATGATCAGTGCATGTTTCTGGCTGAGATACTTCACGCCGGGCTTCTGTTTCAAGCTCCTGCCACACCAGGACTGTAAACATGTTTCCAATGTTACCATTCAGACACTGTGAAGAATCACTCAAGGCTCAGGATCACTCGTTGCTATCGCATGATACGGATGTACTCCTGCGGTTTTCGTTGTTCCTCCCTCATTATCACTGGTTGTCCTATGCAATGAAGAATGTAGCAGCCAATGGTGCCAGAGATGAGATGGAGATGCGGGCAgttgggggtggaggtggggggggcggaAGGAGTGATGTGGAGATGGCTGAAACAAAGGCATGAGGCAGCGCCTTGTCTAGTCATCCTTCTCCACGATGACCTCTCCGTGAAGCACCTTTCTTCTCTGCCGCAGCATGTGGAAGTAGAGCTGAGGAAACACTGGGGAGAAGAAGGAGCTGGATCAGTCGCAGATcgaatgcatttttaatatcCGTCTGTTATGGCTGTAAACGGAgcagaaaaaattaaaagtgcTGCAGCCTGATGAGGACTGTTACCATCTCAGCCAGGCTCTGTTCATATTTCTAACAATTTGCACcttaaataacataaaatgaaatacactGCGATAGTTTAGCAACCACTTCTGTTTCACAGCGTAAAACAAAGTCAATGCAGCGTTACTCTCACCCTTTCACTGAAGCATCTAACAGTGTCTCCACTTTTAGATTCTGATGCACATATTCTTTATTAAAGCTTGTACAGCATAGGCCCGAAGATGCTGCTTACGTGGGATGTAGGACAGCATGACGATGATGAGGCAGTAGTAGTAGTCAAATGACACGTTATATTTGTTGGGGAGCCTCATGGAGTACATTCCAGATCTGCGGACAAACGGTAGAGCAGCATAAATGGTCAGCAGTTCTCCGACGACTCCCAGGGGGtacatgatgatgaagaggttGTATCTGGGAAGGAAGACAGACGCATGTCTTAAACTCCAGCGATGTGACataaagtgacacacaactgcatCTGTGCATTCCTGCAGGCAAAGTCAGTGGATCACAACACACTCACGTGCAAGGTCACCTCAAACCCAACACAATTAATGATATAAGAGAAGTCCAAAAAGTAGGAGTTCAAACTTCACACTAACAAACGCTTTCGTTGAAAAAGTCAGCTCAACcacaaaaagtacaaaatcCTTGTCTGCTTAGCGTTTGTATTCAGTCTTCAAATTGCAAATGAAAGGGTTGGGGATCATTATTGATCGGAAAAATTCAGGTCATACAatggcggtggggggggggcaaaacgTCACAGCTGTCAATAGCACAATAGCATCCCACGTGCGGAACGGAACTTCCTGCAGTGGGGCAGCGTTTCCGGCCGGACATTAAAGTTGCACGCCGCGCAGCTTAAACGTCGCGCGCGGTTCACCAAGAAAGAGAAGTTTTGAGCTGCAAACACACGCTGACTTTTCCAACGTGAACCAACTGGTGGCGACGGGTAAGCTCATATTTCAAAGGGGAGATTGCATTTCCACACCTTTCAACTTGGATTATTTTGTAAATCGTTTTTGCCGCGAACCACAATAAATAACCGCAGAATACAGTTGTTGTAAGATGGCCGCATAACTGTTTGTTAGGGTTGTTACGTCAGCATCACCAAATGGTTTATGGTACAGTGCAACTAAAGGTATGTGAGGAAACTTAGCATGTAGGAAAGTTATACAAGGATTTTAAGGTTTGGTGCCGCTTCAAGTGTGAAAGGGAATTGCACAGATGAGAggctaaaataaaattatatttagttcgtcaaatataaaagcaaaaagctCTTAGATTAAACTTTTAACCAATTCCGCTGTATCTTTTAAAGAGCTCTGCGGCCAACCAGCTGGTCAGGAAGGATCTCCAGTACTGATGGTAGCCGATGAGTCCAGCTTGGACAGAGACCCGGGGTTCCCCAGTGGAAAAGGATTTGTTTGGCACAGGGTGAAGCTGCAGGATCAGGTAGTGGCTGCAATCTGTGCGTCTGACAACTGTGAGCAACTGCATCATCGCACTACAGTTTGATAACTTGGCTTGGAGACTAACTTGGACAACAACCGATGCTTCACGCAGAGGGCTTACAAGTATCACTGGGTAGGACTTATTCAGCTAACAGCAAATTGGCTTTATGTTATTAGTTCGGTAAACAAATTTAGGAAAGCCACATCAAACACAGTTCCATAAAATTCAGAAAGAAGCTTTCGAGGTTGAGCAGATTTGCAGCTAAAAAGTATTCAGATACGAAGTCATTTCCTTGTTTAAGTATGAGATAGCCTGGGTCCCTTTGTGGCAACACTAGGTCCGATATGTATTGTACGATGTGCCGTGACTCAGGCCTATAGGGATCCTTTATTCAGGCAAGACCACAGCAAAGGAACAGGAGAGCGTCTCAGCGGATGTGAGAGAAATGTTGGGTGCACATTCCATGACCAAAACAGATGGTCTTAAAAACAGGAGCAGCTGAACTTGAGCCCCCTCTCCAGGGGCCTGCCGTCTCCTCCATACTTAAAGAAAGCGGTGAAGAGTGGgggcagggaggagaggggcCAGTCAATGCATGAGATCAGGACAACACAagagtgacttttttttttttaataaaagcttGTCCTCCACACAGTTAAATTCACACGTTGCCCATGATCTTCTCACTGCAGAGACCCGGAGACAGAACAATGTCTCACCCACTAAATGGGCTGATGTGACATGTAAACTGCACTATTCTGAAGTGAGACAACCCTCTCTGGGCTGTAAGATGCCAGGGCCTTTGTGTTGGACAGCCCCCAATGTGTACAGATGCCAATTTCAACTGAGCTACTGtagcacagagacacacaagacCGGACTGCTACGCCACGAGAACTCTGCAGTAGTAAGCTAAGCAAGTATTATGTCACTTTGCAGCCAAGAAATGTGTTGGTC from Echeneis naucrates chromosome 20, fEcheNa1.1, whole genome shotgun sequence includes:
- the LOC115060970 gene encoding collectin-12; the protein is MKDDFADEEEVQSFGYKRFGIQEGTQCTKCKNEWALKTSIALLYVLCTLLTIAVAVLGYKVVQRVDSVSEGIANYGGKIIAVETDLKKLDDQTGAKSENTTTEIQTFKNNIRSLQRQLSVVEERIHSDQVKLSQLQGIDSDIQSSQGSIQGLLDGNAANLRSVNGTLQSYGSMIEGLQDDTARLQRDLQQQIRLQNQALTSISSLNLTQAQQRGLIAALQRSVDDTSQAIQKMRIDFQSLEQTVRQTRSDTEWLRGKVENLQILASNASALAKANNDSLEDVGSQLTYMASQLQNTSSLAEAHDQTLREIMDQQRDFGNFTSTKFDRLEVRLDESEQSMDRVTGNISFTTQLLGAINLNLNELRTCSETVGRHSDFLLHLNSSVTDVRTDSTSLKSQQEELAARLDKEVNNLSMVMEEMKLVDSKHSQLITNFTILQGPPGPRGPRGDKGPQGPPGQTGQKGERGEKGAPGIRGSRGEQGLPGSPGLIGLKGLPGTPGIPGSKGSRGSGGRAGPPGAKGEPGTAGLPGRDGQPGPQGAQGPPGIRGSVGPAGEQGPRGLPGPVGPPGPPGPPGQPGIQYRSSVIPLGPVSLQDEAVVPTLWAPGCPVEWVNYRDKCYFFSKELHSFDDSKEICESKSASLLIINDMEEQRWLKKQMFGKGYFWMGLTDREEENVWRWLDGTEPAFTKWKPGQPDNWSHGHEIGEDCAGLIHEGLWNDFLCEDLISYICEKEMETSRSLGS